One genomic segment of Ictalurus punctatus breed USDA103 chromosome 4, Coco_2.0, whole genome shotgun sequence includes these proteins:
- the dmxl2 gene encoding dmX-like protein 2 isoform X6, translating into MHLHQVLTGAVNPGDCCYSVGSVNDIPFTAYGSGCDIVILASDFECVQIIPGAQHGNIQVGCVECSHQLGRIAASYGNTVCIFEPICTNLNKRHKQLNYQWQKTGQFLLNAMTYNLAWDPQGNRILAATEWLQLWAPPTADTLLEEDEEEKSHPVLNDWKCVWQCKTASAVRVIKWSPDGEYFATVGKDDCLLKVWYSTLGWRSVMVDVCERKSGSLHFSFIYLAHPRTVTGFSWRKTSKYMAKGSVCNVLLTSCVDGICRLWSETLLPEDSLLGGQITENNSSTSSLQHTGQKDKIQHALESIHHLKQLRRGRRRSSALVTHTELLPSQLNSQHTHRHITHHGNALCHFHISASINPNTDIPAALAGSGLFSSVDGNGGFMVHWLNNKDLSFTSSMDEFMQHLRKFSEQNLEHAADDDRQDGTAKFDLDLDEMSDRASEHDDGEHEGSTKASSPGSSSSLPPPSVLLERKMESLTLEWNRSPDMLFTIHPVDGSFLVWHIKYVDEYIPGIFRQVQVAFSSRIPVAFPTGDANSLSKNIMMYACTFPERDAQVSVEQDRKCASLGTVIGPAVMMVSKHVDGSLNQWAVTFAEKSAFSNVLTVSHKFRYCGHRFHLNDLACHTVLPLLLTSSHHNAVLTPPPGQDDPQGAPSRPSRGLAPKEMSSNAATRTFHDPNAIYSELILWRVDHIGPLSCTGGVSEIARINSLHTAAFSNVAWLPTLIPSSVLGTYCNSASACFVASDGKNLRLYQAVVDARKLLDELSDPETSKLVGEVFNIVSQQSTARPGCIIELDVITNQCGSNTQLLHVFQEDFILGYKPHDDFTDINTTEFPSADEFHPPPFSEKFFLVVIEKDENRNSVLQMWHLHLKSVHACVDDTPQTQPYQNQLTVPHMLANADSSPESTPGQSPLPRSSSSANLQSASKLILSSTLVYSHRLELPLGVEVIRATPSAGHLSSSSIYPVCLAPYLIVTACSDGRVRFWRCSVDSEDSPSYRWEPWCLLNEEEDNNSALSLSGRPVAVSCSYTGRLAVAFKQLVSTEHSSSSKDFSMHVSIFECESTGGSEWVLEQTIHLEDFGKPVSALDPRISVDSNLVVYSKSDLFVRTQNPNIKHFVHLDWLSKEDGSHILTVGVGASILMYGRISGIVAEQTGGKDGMAVVTLPLGGSVKQGVRSRWVLLRSVDLVSSVDGTPSLPVSLSWVRDGILVIGMDCEMHVYAQWYQDKKPSDSEDNDDAFMVKKGAIEMTDDVIRVPAVIQDGGLFEAAHSLSPTLPQYHPTQLLELMDLGKVRRAKAILSHLVKCIAGEVAVVRDAVAGEGGARRHLSRTISVTGSTAKDTIVAGRDGGRDYTEINSIPPLPLYALLSADLDTSYRNKLADDVKCQERETRKSSEDQYSELFQDSAENADDFASFAWADKAEKKEKKTRVIDLSQYGPTCFGPEHAQVLSSHLMHSSLPGLTRLEQMFLVALADTVATTSAEVGGATDKQYRGGEALDECGLRYLLAMRLHTCLLTSLPPLYRMQLLHQGVSTCHFAWAFHSEAEEEMLNMIPAMQRGDLQWSELRAVGVGWWIRNINTLRRMVEKVAKAAFQRNNDPLDAALFYLAMKKKAVLWGLFRSQSDEKMTQFFSHNFSEDRWRKAALKNAFSLLGKQRFEQSAAFFLLAGSLKDAIEVCLEKMDDIQLAMIVARLYEADFESSSTCQGILYEKVLGCKRDGTEFSCSKMHPDPFLRSIAFWIMKDYTRALDTLLEQTPRDDDENPDVMVKSCNPVVFSFYNYLRTHPLIVRRHFAPPDGSERNSSADQINLIERKLFFTTANAHFKVGCPVLALEVLSKIPKVTKKTSKAASTANVGEVQNGVRASDLDWSAPVMKPDDDLKLDWGDEEEEEEEEEEDKKGLLMKEKKKEEEEEEEKASDWKVDVIAEQLKFRACLKILMTELRTLATGYEVDGGKLRFQLYNWLEKEIEAMHRICNYKVEGQGSVGELEKWSGSVSGEGDEFERRSDTDVYERHLQDRRRLQAKQLHAERRKAWLRKNEALLRVFLTYCSLHGAKGGGVTSVRMELLFLLQESQQETTVKQLQSPLPLATTLPLLSASIAPTKTVIANPVMHLNNHIQDILYTIVQTEAPPHPDIPDNRVNALHTLAASLSACIYQALCDSHSYSSQSEANQFTGMVYQGLLLSERRRLRTESIEEQATPTSAPAHWPGVASLIGLLASSQGEDQPRLNVMLCEAVVAVYLSLLLHGLGTHSTNELFRLAAHPLNPRMWAAIFGGGAKIIVKPKRQAEVSPAPPPTPPAEEVDRQRRRFNMRMLVPGRPVKETQATPPPVPAERPAYKEKFIPPELSMWDYFVAKPFLPLSDSGALYDSDESGDEDEEDDDDAFLSDTQMTEHSDPNSYSWCLIRLVMIKLALHNVKNFLPIAGLEFTDLPMSSPLCNSVLKCMENWEQQLQEKMNRFDGPPPNYINTFPTDLSVGGSPAALRHKAMLQPDNTPFRAKHRLSFPARRLWHFLVKQEILQETLIRYIFTKKRKQSEVEADLGYPGGKAKVIHKESDIIMAFAINKAKPSEIVLASTHDVQEVDVSTLLAAQPYTWIGDDFDKESRSSEDDYRSSHTNIAQASSAPFAPPPMSVSASMPWLGSGQTSMGASVIVKRNLNNVKRMTSHPIYQYYMTGAQDGSVRMFEWNRPQQLICFRQAGNARVTRLYFNSQGNKCGVADGEGFLSLWQVNQTSSNPKPYLSWQCHSKVCGDFSFITSSSLIATAGHSTDGRNVCLWDTLISPSNTMVHAFPCHENGATVLQYAPKQQLIISGGRKGFVCVFDIRQRQLLHTFQAHDSAIKALALDASEDFFITGSAEGNMKVWKLAGHGLMHSFSTEHAKQSIFRNIGAGVMQIETCPGNRIFTCGADGTLKMRVLPDRYNTPSSIFDIL; encoded by the exons gcgtATGGTTCGGGGTGTGATATTGTGATCTTGGCCAGTGATTTCGAGTGTGTGCAGATTATCCCTGGAGCTCAGCATGGGAACATCCAGGTGGGGTGTGTGGAGTGTTCACACCAACTGGGAcgg ATCGCCGCATCATATGGAAACACCGTGTGCATTTTCGAGCCAATCTGCACCAACCTGAACAAGAGACACAAG CAACTGAATTACCAGTGGCAGAAGACTGGACAATTTTTACTCAATGCCATGACCTACAACCTGGCCTGGGACCCACAAg GTAACCGTATCCTGGCGGCCACGGAGTGGCTGCAGCTTTGGGCTCCGCCCACCGCAGACACACTGCTGGAggaagacgaagaagaaaaaTCACACCCCGTCCTCAACGACTGGAAGTGTGTGTGGCAGTGCAA gaCTGCTTCTGCTGTGCGTGTTATTAAATGGTCTCCTGATGGGGAATACTTCGCCACTGTGGGAAAG GACGACTGCCTGTTGAAGGTGTGGTACTCCACCCTGGGATGGAGGTCGGTGATGGtggatgtgtgtgagaggaagTCCGGCTCGCTCCACTTCTCCTTCATCTATCTGGCTCATCCCAGAACCGTCACGGGGTTCTCCTGGAGGAAGACCAGCAAATACATGgccaa gggcTCTGTGTGTAACGTGTTGCTGACGTCGTGTGTGGATGGAATCTGTCGGCTGTGGAGCGAGACGCTGCTGCCTGAGGACAGTTTACTGGGAGGACAGATCACCGAGAACAACAGCTCCACATCATCACTGCAGCACACCGGCCAgaaagataaaatacaacatgccctggag tcgaTCCACCACCTGAAGCAGCTCAGACGGGGTCGGAGGAGATCGTCAGCTCTGGTCACACACACCGAGCTGTTGCCCAGCCAGTTAAACTCGCAGCACACACATCGGCACATCACTCACCACGGCAACGCGCTGTGTCACTTCCACATCTCAGCCAGCATTAACCCCaatacag atatCCCGGCGGCTCTGGCCGGGTCCGGTCTCTTCTCCTCTGTAGACGGTAATGGAGGTTTCATGGTTCACTGGCTGAATAATAAGGATCTGAGCTTCACCTCCTCCATGGACGAGTTCATGCAGCACCTGAGGAAGTTCTCCGAGCAGAACCTCGAGCACGCTGCTGACGACGACAGACAGGACGGAACTGCAAAGTTTGACTTGG ATCTGGATGAGATGTCAGACAGGGCATCGGAGCATGATGATGGAGAGCATGAGGGCAGTACCAAGGCGTCGTCCCCCGGCTCCAGCAGCAGTCTCCCTCCTCCCTCCGTCCTCCTGGAGCGCAAGATGGAGTCCCTCACTCTGGAGTGGAACCGGAGCCCTGACATGCTCTTCACCATCCACCCGGTCGACGGATCCTTCCTGGTCTGGCACATCAAGTACGTGGATGAGTACATCCCCGGAATCTTCCGGCAGGTCCAG GTGGCGTTCTCCTCGCGGATCCCTGTAGCGTTCCCCACCGGCGATGCTAACTCTCTGAGTAAGAACATCATGATGTACGCCTGCACTTTCCCCGAGCGGGACGCCCAGGTCTCTGTGGAGCAGGACAGGAAGTGTGCGTCTCTGGGCACCGTGATTGGCCCGGCCGTCATGATGGTGTCGAAGCACGTGGACGGTTCTCTGAACCAATGGGCTGTGACGTTCGCAGAGAAGTCCGCCTTCTCCAACGTGCTCACGGTTTCACACAAGTTCCGTTACTGCGGCCACCGTTTCCATCTCAACGACCTCGCGTGCCACACGGTCCTGCCCCTCCTACTGACCTCATCGCATCACAACGCTGTTCTGACTCCGCCCCCTGGGCAGGACGACCCACAGGGCGCTCCATCGCGTCCATCCAGAGGCCTCGCTCCGAAGGAGATGAGCAGCAACGCGGCGACTCGGACCTTCCATGACCCGAATGCCATTTACAGCGAGCTGATCCTGTGGCGTGTCGACCACATCGGGCCGCTCTCCTGCACGGGGGGCGTGTCCGAAATCGCACGCATCAACTCCCTGCACACCGCCGCCTTCTCCAACGTCGCCTGGCTGCCCACGCTGATCCCCAGCTCTGTACTCG ggaCGTACTGTAACTCGGCAAGTGCGTGTTTTGTGGCGTCGGACGGGAAGAACCTGCGTCTCTATCAAGCCGTCGTGGATGCCAGGAAACTGCTGGATGAACTGTCTGACCCTGAGACCTCG aaATTAGTGGGTGAGGTTTTCAACATTGTGAGTCAGCAGTCCACTGCACGCCCAGGCTGCATCATCGAATTGGATGTAATTACTAACcag TGTGGCTCGAACACACAGCTACTCCACGTCTTTCAGGAGGATTTTATATTAGGATATAAACCGCATGATGACTTCACCGACATAAACACGACTGAATTCCCTTCAGCTGATG AGTTTCACCCGCCTCCATTCTCTGAGAAGTTTTTCTTGGTCGTGATCGAGAAAGATGAGAACAGAAACTCGGTGCTGCAGATGTGGCATCTTCATCTGAAAtctgtgcatgcgtgtgtgg ATGACACTCCACAGACCCAGCCGTACCAGAACCAGCTGACGGTCCCGCACATGCTCGCCAACGCTGACTCGTCTCCCGAGTCCACACCGGGTCAGAGCCCCCTTCCTCGCTCGTCTTCCTCGGCTAACCTGCAGTCCGCCAGCAAACTGATCCTCAGCTCCACCCTCGTCTACAGCCACAGACTGGAGCTCCCCCTGGGGGTGGAGGTGATCCGTGCAACACCGTCTGCAG GTCACTTGAGCTCTTCCTCCATTTACCCGGTGTGTTTGGCTCCGTATCTGATTGTGACGGCGTGTTCGGATGGACGCGTCAGATTTTGGAGGTGCTCCGTGGATTCAGAAGATTCTCCCTCGTACCGCTGGGAGCCGTGGTGCCTCCTGAACGAGGAGGAGGACAACAACAGTGCCCTGAGCCTTTCGGGTCGCCCCGTCGCTGTCAGCTGCTCCTACACAGGCCGCCTGGCCGTTGCGTTCAAACAGTTAGTCTCTACCGAGCACAGCTCGAGCTCTAAAGACTTCTCCATGCACGTCTCCATCTTCGAGTGCGAATCCACAGGTGGGTCCGAGTGGGTTCTGGAGCAGACTATCCATCTGGAGGACTTCGGGAAACCTGTCAGTGCTTTGGACCCCAGAATCAGCGTGGACAGCAACCTGGTTGTTTATAGCAAGTCTGATCTGTTTGTTAGAACACAGAACCCTAATATTAAGCACTTCGTGCACCTAGATTGGCTCTCGAAAGAAGACGGATCGCACATCCTCACCGTCGGAGTCGGAGCCAGCATCCTGATGTACGGACGGATCTCGGGCATCGTCGCCGAGCAAACCGGTGGGAAAGATGGCATGGCCGTCGTCACCCTGCCTCTAGGGGGCAGTGTTAAGCAGGGCGTCCGCTCCCGCTGGGTTCTTCTGCGCTCCGTCGATCTGGTTTCCTCCGTGGATGGGACGCCGTCTCTTCCCGTTTCTCTTTCTTGGGTCCGAGACGGAATCCTGGTGATCGGGATGGACTGCGAGATGCACGTCTACGCTCAGTGGTACCAGGATAAGAAGCCCAGCGACTCCGAGGACAACGATGACGCTTTCATGGTGAAAAAAGGCGCGATCGAGATGACGGACGACGTGATCCGAGTTCCTGCCGTAATCCAAGATGGTGGACTTTTCGAGGCGGCGCATTCTCTGTCCCCCACTCTGCCTCAGTACCACCCCACCCAGCTGTTAGAGTTGATGGATTTAGGGAAGGTGAGACGTGCGAAGGCCATCCTGTCTCACCTGGTCAAGTGCATCGCTGGCGAGGTCGCCGTGGTTAGAGATGCCGTGGCAGGAGAGGGCGGAGCCAGGCGACACCTGTCTCGCACCATCAGCGTCACCGGAAGCACCGCCAAGGACACGATCGTCGCTGGGAGAGACGGCGGGCGCGATTACACGGAAATCAACTCCATCCCTCCGCTCCCGCTGTACGCCTTGCTCTCGGCCGACCTCGACACGTCTTACAGAAACAAACTAGCCGACGACGTGAAATGTCAGGAGCGGGAGACGCGGAAGTCTTCAGAGGATCAGTACTCGGAGCTGTTCCAGGACTCAGCCGAAAACGCTGATGACTTTGCGAGCTTCGCATGGGCGGACAAGgcggagaagaaggagaagaagactCGTGTGATTGATCTGTCGCAGTACGGCCCTACCTGTTTCGGTCCGGAACACGCACAGGTGCTCTCCTCTCACCTGATGCACTCCAGCCTGCCTGGACTCACCCGCCTCGAGCAGATGTTCCTGGTTGCGCTTGCCGATACGGTGGCAACCACCAGCGCAGAGGTGGGCGGAGCCACTGATAAACAGTACAGAG GTGGTGAGGCTCTGGATGAGTGCGGTCTCAGGTACCTGCTGGCGATGCGTTTACACACCTGTCTGCTTACATCACTTCCTCCTCTGTACCGCATGCAGCTGCTGCACCAAG gCGTCTCTACGTGTCACTTTGCGTGGGCGTTTCACTCCGAGGCTGAGGAGGAGATGTTGAACATGATCCCAGCCATGCAGAGAGGAGACCTGCAGTGGTCCGAGCTTCGCGCTGTCGGTGTCGGCTGGTGGATCCGAAACATCAACACGCTGAGACGTATGGTGGAGAAG GTGGCCAAAGCAGCGTTCCAGAGGAATAATGATCCCCTCgatgctgcacttttctacttGGCCATGAAGAAGAAAGCTGTGCTCTGGGGCCTGTTCAG GTCTCAGAGTGATGAGAAGATGACACAGTTTTTCAGCCATAACTTCAGTGAGGATCGGTGGAGGAAGGCGGCGCTGAAGAACGCTTTCTCTCTGCTGGGGAAACAGCGCTTCGAGCAGTCGGCCGCCTTCTTCCTGCTCGCTGGATCACTCAAAGACGCCATCGag gtgtgtttgGAGAAGATGGATGACATCCAGCTGGCCATGATCGTCGCTCGCCTGTACGAGGCCGACTTCGAGAGCTCGTCCACCTGTCAGGGGATCCTGTACGAGAAGGTTCTGGGCTGCAAACGGGACGGAACCGAGTTCTCCTGCAGTAAAATGCACCCGGACCCGTTCCTCAGGAGCATCGCTTTCTGGATCATGAAGGATTACACCCGAGCGCTGGACACCCTGCTGGAGCAGACGCCCAGAGACGACGACGAGAATCCGG ACGTGATGGTGAAGTCCTGCAACCCGGTAGTGTTCAGTTTCTACAACTACCTGCGCACACACCCTCTGATCGTACGCCGGCACTTCGCGCCTCCGGACGGCTCAGAGCGCAACAGCAGCGCCGATCAGATCAACCTGATCGAGCGCAAGCTCTTCTTCACCACCGCTAACGCTCACTTCAAAGTGGGCTGCCCTGTCCTAGCGCTCGAGGTGCTGTCCAAAATTCCCAAGGTGACCAAGAAGACCAGTAAGGCAGCTTCCACGGCTAACGTCGGCGAGGTCCAGAACGGTGTCCGGGCCTCCGATCTGGACTGGAGCGCGCCGGTGATGAAGCCCGATGATGACCTGAAGCTGGACTGGggagatgaggaggaggaggaggaggaggaggaggaggataagAAGGGGTTGCTgatgaaggagaaaaagaaggaggaagaggaggaggaggagaaagcgAGCGATTGGAAGGTGGACGTGATCGCCGAGCAGCTGAAGTTCCGAGCATGTCTGAAGATCCTGATGACGGAGCTGCGCACGCTCGCCACCGGGTACGAGGTGGACGGAGGGAAACTGCGCTTCCAGCTCTACAACTGGCTGGAGAAGGAGATCGAGGCCATGCACCGCATCTGCAACTATAAG GTGGAAGGCCAGGGTTCGGTGGGTGAGCTGGAGAAATGGAGCGGCAGCGTGTCGGGTGAAGGGGACGAGTTTGAGCGGAGGAGTGACACGGATGTGTATGAGCGCCACCTGCAGGACCGGCGCAGACTGCAGGCCAAACAGCTGCACGCTGAGAGACGGAAAGCCTGGCTGAGGAAGAACGAGGCGCTGCTCAGAGTCTTCCTCACCTACTGCAGCCTGCACGGAGCCAAAGGGGGCGGAGTCACATCTGTACGCATGGAGCTGCTCTTCCTGCTGCAGGAGtcacagcag GAGACAACAGTGAAGCAGCTGCAGTCCCCGTTGCCATTGGCAACGACACTGCCGCTTCTCTCAGCTAGCATTGCTCCAACTAAAACAGTCATCGCTAATCCTGTCATGCACCTGAACAACCACATCCAGGACATCCTGTACACTATAGTACAGACCGAAGCTCCGCCCCATCCTGACATACCTGATAacaga gtGAATGCACTACACACTTTGGCTGCTTCTCTGTCTGCCTGCATTTACCAAGCACTGTGTGACAGCCACAGctacag CAGTCAGTCAGAGGCGAACCAGTTCACAGGAATGGTGTACCAGGGTCTGCTGCTCAGCGAGAGGCGGAGACTCAGGACGGAGAGCATAGAAGaacaggccacacccacctcCGCCCCTGCACACTGGCCAG GTGTGGCGTCTCTGATTGGCCTGTTGGCGAGCTCTCAGGGTGAGGATCAGCCGAGGCTGAACGTGATGCTGTGTGAGGCCGTGGTGGCTGTGTATCTGAGCCTGCTGCTGCACGGCCTCGGCACACACTCCACTAACGAGCTGTTCCGCCTCGCCGCCCACCCGCTTAACCCACGCATGTGGGCTGCCATCTTCGGGGGCGGAGCCAAGATCATCGTCAAGCCCAAGCGACAGGCCGAGGTCTCGCCTG CCCCGCCCCCGACACCTCCTGCTGAGGAAGTGGACCGTCAGCGCCGACGCTTTAACATGCGTATGCTGGTTCCGGGTCGGCCTGTTAAAGAGACACAGGCCACGCCCCCGCCGGTCCCTGCCGAACGCCCCGCCTACAAAGAGAAGTTCATCCCCCCGGAGCTCAGCATGTGGGATTACTTTGTGGCAAAA cCCTTCCTGCCTCTATCAGACAGTGGAGCTCTGTATGACTCTGATGAGAGCggtgatgaagatgaggaggacGATGATGATGCGTTCCTGTCTGATACTCAGATGACTGAGCACAGTGACCCAAACTCATacag TTGGTGTCTGATCCGCTTGGTGATGATTAAACTCGCTCTACACAATGTGAAGAACTTCCTCCCCATCGCAGGACTCGAATttacag atctgCCCATGTCGTCTCCGCTCTGTAACTctgtactgaagtgtatggagaATTGGGAGCAGCAGCTGCAGGAGAAGATGAACAGATTTGATGGTCCTCCACCCAACTACATAAACACCTTCCCTACAGACCTCAGTGTGGGTGGAAGCCCCGCTGCACTGCGCCACAAAGCCATGCTGCAGCCTGACAACACGCCCttcag agCGAAGCACCGCCTCTCCTTCCCCGCCCGCCGTCTTTGGCACTTCCTGGTGAAACAGGAAATCCTCCAGGAGACTCTGATTCGGTACATCTTCACCAAGAAGAGGAAGCAAAGTGAG gtggaggCGGATCTTGGTTATCCAGGAGGAAAAGCTAAAGTTATCCACAAGGAATCCGACATCATCATGGCTTTTGCTATCAATAAG gctaaACCCAGTGAGATTGTCCTGGCCTCGACTCATGATGTTCAGGAAGTGGATGTTTCCACTCTGCTGGCTGCGCAGCCATACACCTGGATCGGAGATGACTTTGACAAGGAGTcacgcag CTCAGAAGACGACTATCGCTCCTCCCACACCAACATCGCACAGGCAAGCTCCGCCCCCTTTGCTCCTCCGCCGATGTCGGTCTCCGCCTCAATGCCATGGCTCGGTAGCGGACAAACTAGCATGGGCGCTAGCGTG ATTGTGAAGAGGAACTTGAACAACGTGAAGAGAATGACCTCCCATCCCATCTACCAGTACT atatgaCAGGAGCTCAGGATGGCAGTGTGAGGATGTTTGAATGGAATCGCCCACAGCAGCTCATCTGCTTCCGACAGGCAGGAAACGCCCGAGTCACACGACTCTATTTCAACTCACAGGGCAATAag tgcggAGTGGCCGATGGTGAGGGGTTTTTAAGTCTGTGGCAAGTGAATCAAACTTCATCAAACCCCAAACCATATTTG agttgGCAGTGTCACAGTAAGGTGTGTGGTGATTTCTCTTTCATCACTTCCTCCAGTCTCATCGCTACAGCAGGACACTCCACTGACGGCAG gaatgtgtgtctgtgggaCACTCTGATCTCTCCCAGTAACACCATGGTGCatg CGTTCCCCTGTCATGAGAACGGTGCTACGGTTCTGCAGTACGCCCCGAAACAGCAGCTGATCATCTCTGGAGGGAGGAAAGGCTTCGTGTGCGTCTTCGACATCCGTCAGAGGCAGCTGTTACACACCTTCCAGGCCCACGACTCGGCCATTAAAGCCTTAGCTCTGGACGCGAGTGAGGACTTCTTCATCACCGGCTCGGCCGAGGGAAACATGAAG GTTTGGAAGTTAGCGGGTCACGGGCTCATGCACTCGTTCAGCACCGAACACGCCAAGCAGTCCATCTTCCGCAACATCGGCGCCGGCGTGATGCAGATCGAGACATGTCCCGGTAACCGTATCTTCACCTGCGGCGCTGACGGAACCCTGAAGATGAGGGTTCTCCCCGATCGCTACAACACCCCGAGCAGCATCTTCGACATCCTCTAA